The sequence GCTGCACCCTCCGTGATCATAACAAGTACGTGATCGGTCACTTTTTCCACGGTAAAACCGCTTTTTCCCCTGCTCCACTGGGCTGCAGCACCAAAGATCGACCAACTGATCATGAGGGCCATCGTTTCGATGGGAACTTTCCACTCCGCTTGAGAGGCTTGAAGCTGTTCAAGCCACCGTGATAACAGCGCCGCAAGCTCCTCCTGCACCGTTCGTTCGAACAGCTGATTTACCGTATCAACGGGACTGCAGCGGCCGTATAACGATCTAAAGTGCTCCAACACTGCATGAATGAGAATGCGTAAATTGTTGTTATCCCACACGGAGGCTGACGGCAGCTTGTCGTCCAAGAGGCTTCGGAATTTCTCGCGAATGGATAGTTCTAAAAGGGCGTATTTGTCGGGAAAATGCGCATAGAACGTGCCTCTGTTGACATCCGCCCGGTCGGTAATGTCCTGAATCGTCATCGCGGTAAAGCCCTTTTCTCTCATCAGCTCCATAAAGGATTGCTTTAATAATTGCTGTGACCGCCTGCTGCGCCGGTCGATCCTTTTTCTTTGTGATTCCATCCGTCTTACTCCCCTCTACACAGGGTTTTATAATCTCCAACATTATTCCGTTTTTGTTGAATAACCGACGAAAGAAGCGGACTGTGCATTGTTCCTTTTCTCCCGGCCGCTCTACTATTGTAATAAGTAAACAAAGCTCAATCAATGGTATACAGGAGGGGGAAGGGTCTATGCAAGTTGAATC is a genomic window of Paenibacillus durus ATCC 35681 containing:
- a CDS encoding TetR/AcrR family transcriptional regulator, with translation MESQRKRIDRRSRRSQQLLKQSFMELMREKGFTAMTIQDITDRADVNRGTFYAHFPDKYALLELSIREKFRSLLDDKLPSASVWDNNNLRILIHAVLEHFRSLYGRCSPVDTVNQLFERTVQEELAALLSRWLEQLQASQAEWKVPIETMALMISWSIFGAAAQWSRGKSGFTVEKVTDHVLVMITEGAARIARIDLLD